In Paracoccus sp. TOH, a single window of DNA contains:
- a CDS encoding CvpA family protein codes for MDGFTIIDGIVAAVIILSAILAYARGFVRESLAILGWIGAAVLAFIFAPTVRPMVAQVPGLNKFLADSCELGTIAGFAAVFALALVLFSIITPLFSSVVQRSALGGVDQGMGFLFGVARGILLVAIAFIVYDRVMVTQPVAAVENSRSAQVFERMRGQMDQQIPQDAPGWVVSRYEQLVRSCAPAGQPVDAATQTPAQSPAQTPAAPAN; via the coding sequence ATGGACGGATTCACCATCATCGACGGCATTGTCGCGGCCGTGATCATCCTCTCGGCGATCCTGGCCTATGCGCGCGGCTTCGTGCGCGAATCGCTGGCGATTCTGGGCTGGATCGGCGCGGCGGTGCTGGCCTTCATCTTCGCGCCGACGGTGCGGCCGATGGTGGCGCAGGTGCCGGGGCTGAACAAGTTCCTGGCCGACAGCTGCGAACTGGGCACCATCGCCGGCTTCGCCGCGGTCTTCGCCCTGGCGCTGGTGCTGTTCTCGATCATCACGCCGCTGTTTTCCTCGGTCGTGCAGCGGTCGGCGCTTGGCGGCGTCGACCAGGGCATGGGTTTCCTGTTCGGGGTGGCGCGCGGCATCCTGCTGGTCGCCATCGCCTTCATCGTCTATGACCGGGTGATGGTGACGCAGCCGGTGGCGGCGGTCGAGAACTCCCGCTCGGCCCAGGTGTTCGAGCGGATGCGCGGCCAGATGGACCAGCAGATCCCGCAGGACGCGCCGGGCTGGGTGGTCAGCCGCTACGAGCAGCTGGTGCGCAGCTGCGCCCCCGCCGGCCAGCCGGTCGATGCCGCGACCCAGACTCCGGCCCAGAGCCCGGCCCAAACTCCCGCGGCGCCGGCGAACTGA